One part of the Streptomyces sp. NBC_00286 genome encodes these proteins:
- a CDS encoding NADPH-dependent 2,4-dienoyl-CoA reductase translates to MSRYPHLLTPLDLGFTTLPNRVLMGSMHVGLEEAERGFERMAEFYAARARGGVGLIVTGGIAPNEAGRPYKGGAKLTTEAEAERHTVITEAVHREGGRIAMQILHFGRYAYHQDLVAPSALQAPISPHVPHALTDDEIERTIDDYARAARLARQAGYDGVEIMGSEGYLINEFIATQTNHREDPWGGSYENRMRFPVEIVRRVREAVGEDFVIVFRLSMLDLVPGGSTLDEVIALARAVEAAGATIINTGIGWHEARIPTIATSVPRGAYAWVTKKVMGAVSIPLVTTNRINTPELAEQLLADGYADMVSLARPMLADPEFVNKARDGRPDAINTCIGCNQACLDHTFSGKITSCLVNPRACHETELVLAPTRHRKRVAVVGAGPAGLACAVSAAERGHDVTLYDAAREIGGQLNVARKVPGKQEFDETLRYFRTQLELRGVEVRLGTYVTADNLTEYDEVVIATGVTPRTPEIPGVDHPSVVGYLDVLRDSAPVGDRVAILGAGGIGFDVAEYLSDSGDKASEDPATYFRQWGVDMDHRTPGGLAAPERPTSPRSVHLLQRKPSKVGAGLGKTTGWIHRTELRHRGVTMIPGVRYDRIDDEGLHVTVGGQRTVLPVDTIVLCTGQEPRRDLYDTLRTAGRSVHLIGGADVAAELDAKRAIKQGTELAAAL, encoded by the coding sequence ATGAGCCGTTACCCGCACCTGCTGACCCCGCTCGATCTGGGCTTCACCACCCTGCCCAACCGCGTGCTCATGGGCTCCATGCACGTGGGCCTGGAGGAGGCGGAGCGCGGCTTCGAGCGCATGGCGGAGTTCTACGCGGCCCGGGCCCGCGGGGGAGTGGGGCTCATCGTCACGGGCGGCATCGCGCCCAACGAGGCGGGACGACCGTACAAGGGCGGTGCCAAGCTCACGACCGAGGCGGAGGCAGAGCGGCACACCGTCATCACCGAGGCCGTGCACCGCGAGGGCGGCAGGATCGCGATGCAGATCCTGCACTTCGGGAGGTACGCCTACCACCAGGACCTCGTCGCGCCCAGCGCTCTCCAGGCCCCGATCAGCCCCCATGTCCCGCACGCGCTCACCGACGACGAGATCGAGCGGACGATCGACGACTACGCCCGCGCCGCCCGCCTCGCCCGGCAGGCCGGCTACGACGGCGTCGAGATCATGGGCTCCGAGGGCTACCTCATCAACGAGTTCATCGCCACCCAGACCAATCACCGCGAGGACCCCTGGGGCGGCTCGTACGAGAACCGCATGCGCTTCCCCGTCGAGATCGTCCGCCGGGTTCGCGAGGCGGTCGGCGAGGACTTCGTCATCGTCTTCCGGCTGTCGATGCTGGACCTGGTGCCAGGTGGATCGACGCTGGACGAGGTGATCGCGCTCGCCCGGGCCGTCGAGGCCGCCGGAGCGACGATCATCAACACCGGTATCGGCTGGCACGAGGCGCGGATCCCGACCATCGCGACTTCGGTGCCGCGGGGCGCGTACGCCTGGGTGACCAAGAAGGTCATGGGCGCCGTCTCCATCCCGCTGGTGACGACCAACCGCATCAACACCCCTGAACTCGCCGAGCAGTTGCTCGCCGACGGCTACGCCGACATGGTGTCCCTGGCCCGCCCGATGCTCGCCGACCCCGAATTCGTCAACAAGGCACGGGACGGGCGCCCCGACGCCATCAACACCTGCATCGGCTGCAACCAGGCCTGCCTCGACCACACCTTCAGCGGCAAGATCACCTCCTGCCTGGTCAACCCACGCGCCTGCCACGAGACCGAGCTGGTCCTTGCGCCGACCCGGCACCGTAAGCGCGTCGCCGTCGTCGGGGCGGGCCCCGCCGGACTCGCCTGCGCGGTCTCCGCCGCCGAACGCGGCCACGACGTCACGCTCTACGACGCGGCGCGCGAGATCGGCGGCCAGCTGAACGTGGCCCGCAAGGTCCCCGGCAAGCAGGAGTTCGACGAGACGCTGCGCTACTTCCGTACGCAGCTCGAACTGCGGGGAGTGGAGGTGCGGTTGGGCACGTACGTGACCGCGGACAACCTCACCGAGTACGACGAGGTCGTGATCGCGACCGGTGTCACCCCACGCACGCCCGAAATCCCCGGCGTCGACCACCCGAGCGTCGTCGGCTACCTCGACGTGCTGCGCGACAGCGCGCCCGTCGGCGATCGCGTCGCGATCCTCGGCGCGGGCGGCATCGGCTTCGACGTCGCCGAGTACCTGAGCGACAGCGGCGACAAGGCGAGCGAGGACCCGGCGACGTACTTCCGGCAGTGGGGCGTCGACATGGACCACCGCACGCCCGGCGGCCTCGCCGCGCCCGAGCGGCCCACGTCGCCGCGCTCCGTCCACCTCCTGCAGCGGAAGCCCTCCAAAGTCGGCGCCGGGCTCGGCAAGACCACCGGCTGGATCCACCGCACGGAGCTCAGGCATCGCGGGGTCACCATGATCCCGGGGGTCCGGTACGACCGGATCGACGACGAAGGCCTGCACGTCACCGTCGGCGGGCAGAGAACGGTCCTGCCGGTCGACACGATCGTGCTCTGCACCGGGCAGGAGCCCCGCCGCGACCTGTACGACACGCTCCGCACCGCCGGTCGCAGCGTGCACCTCATCGGCGGCGCCGACGTAGCCGCCGAACTGGACGCCAAGCGCGCGATCAAGCAGGGCACGGAGCTGGCGGCGGCGCTGTAG
- a CDS encoding putative protein N(5)-glutamine methyltransferase — MPKSSIPSVSYATVVAALRTAGCVFAEDEARLIVSTARTPAELTAMVDRRSAGLPLEHVLGWAEFCGLRIAVEPGVFVPRRRTEFLVQQALASTPEAPAPVIVDLCCGSGAVGAALAASLPGAELHAADIDPAAVRCARRNVGGRGHVHEGDLFEPLPHTLRGRVDILAANVPYVPTEEVGLLPPEARDHEPLVALDGGGDGLDTLRRVTAEAPQWLASGGILLVETSERQAPVAVETFADAGLVPRLAVSEELYSTVVIGTRS; from the coding sequence ATGCCCAAATCCTCCATCCCTTCCGTCTCGTATGCCACTGTCGTCGCCGCACTCCGCACCGCGGGCTGTGTCTTCGCCGAGGACGAGGCGCGGCTGATCGTCTCCACCGCCCGCACCCCGGCCGAACTCACCGCCATGGTGGACCGCCGCTCCGCGGGCCTTCCCCTCGAACACGTCCTGGGCTGGGCCGAGTTCTGCGGTCTGCGCATCGCCGTCGAGCCGGGCGTCTTCGTGCCACGCCGACGTACCGAGTTCCTGGTCCAGCAGGCCCTCGCGTCGACCCCCGAAGCCCCGGCCCCCGTCATCGTGGACCTGTGCTGCGGCTCGGGCGCGGTGGGCGCCGCGCTCGCCGCTTCCCTCCCCGGCGCCGAGCTGCACGCCGCCGACATCGACCCGGCCGCGGTGCGCTGCGCCCGACGGAACGTCGGCGGGCGCGGCCACGTCCACGAGGGCGACCTCTTCGAGCCGCTGCCGCACACTCTCCGCGGCCGCGTCGACATCCTGGCCGCCAACGTGCCGTACGTCCCCACCGAAGAGGTCGGCCTCCTGCCCCCGGAGGCCCGCGACCACGAACCCCTCGTGGCACTCGACGGCGGAGGAGACGGGCTCGACACCCTGCGCCGGGTGACCGCCGAGGCCCCGCAATGGCTGGCCTCCGGCGGCATCCTTCTGGTCGAGACGAGCGAACGCCAGGCACCCGTCGCCGTCGAAACCTTCGCCGACGCCGGACTCGTCCCGCGCCTGGCGGTGTCGGAGGAGCTGTACAGCACCGTCGTCATCGGAACGAGGTCCTAG